From Microscilla marina ATCC 23134, the proteins below share one genomic window:
- the hisH gene encoding imidazole glycerol phosphate synthase subunit HisH translates to MKVAILRYNAGNTQSVQYALERLGVTPLVTDDPALLTSADKVIFPGVGHAYSAMNYLKSKQLDQLIPQLKQPFLGICLGMQLLCEHSEEGDTACLGVFPVKVVKFDAHLAQQQSAKLKVPHMGWNNLQEMNGKITKGLTANDYVYFVHSYYVELADYTTAQTDHIVPFSAMLEKDNFHAAQFHPEKSSQQGSQIIQNFLEL, encoded by the coding sequence ATGAAAGTAGCCATTCTGCGTTACAATGCAGGCAATACACAATCGGTGCAATACGCCCTCGAAAGGCTGGGTGTGACACCCTTAGTGACCGATGATCCAGCGCTGCTCACCTCAGCCGATAAAGTGATTTTTCCGGGAGTAGGGCACGCCTATTCGGCAATGAACTACCTCAAAAGCAAACAGTTAGATCAGTTAATTCCTCAGTTAAAGCAACCCTTTCTGGGGATATGTCTGGGCATGCAGCTGTTGTGTGAACACAGCGAAGAAGGTGATACAGCCTGTTTGGGGGTTTTTCCAGTAAAAGTGGTCAAGTTTGACGCGCACCTCGCCCAACAACAGTCAGCCAAACTCAAAGTACCCCACATGGGCTGGAACAATTTGCAAGAGATGAACGGGAAAATCACTAAAGGTTTGACAGCAAACGATTATGTATATTTTGTACATAGTTATTATGTCGAACTGGCAGACTATACCACAGCTCAAACCGACCATATTGTGCCCTTTTCGGCTATGCTTGAGAAAGATAATTTTCATGCAGCACAGTTTCACCCCGAAAAAAGCAGCCAACAAGGTAGCCAAATCATTCAAAATTTTTTAGAACTTTAA
- a CDS encoding tetratricopeptide repeat protein produces MTWYQLLLTFAALIFFLGIYFIIPTVYIGIRLMLGHHITNTMRENEEYKRGIELVDQERYQEALRFFDAVLSHHPKSAVAWAHKAWCNFAMDNLHEAMYNCDKAINYDYSLSDCYLIKGKALFALEEYQLAHEEFAKAVWHFKDKAVPYRLKGRCNYHLGNYDEAKVDFQRAIRYHDEDANYLLHKMENEQDAF; encoded by the coding sequence ATGACTTGGTATCAACTGTTGCTGACATTTGCTGCCCTGATTTTCTTTTTGGGCATTTACTTTATCATTCCTACCGTATATATTGGCATCAGGCTAATGTTGGGGCACCATATTACCAATACCATGCGCGAAAACGAAGAGTATAAACGTGGCATTGAGCTGGTAGACCAGGAGCGTTATCAGGAAGCCTTGCGTTTTTTTGACGCGGTGTTGAGTCATCACCCAAAAAGTGCTGTAGCCTGGGCACATAAAGCCTGGTGTAACTTTGCTATGGACAACCTGCACGAGGCAATGTATAACTGTGACAAAGCCATTAATTATGATTATAGCTTGTCTGACTGTTACCTTATCAAGGGCAAAGCATTATTTGCCTTGGAAGAATATCAATTGGCGCACGAAGAGTTTGCCAAGGCAGTATGGCATTTCAAAGATAAGGCAGTTCCCTATCGTTTGAAAGGGCGTTGCAACTATCATCTGGGCAACTACGACGAGGCAAAGGTAGACTTTCAGCGTGCCATTCGTTACCACGATGAAGATGCCAACTATTTGCTACACAAAATGGAAAATGAACAGGATGCCTTTTAA
- a CDS encoding leucine-rich repeat domain-containing protein produces MKNTDAHTQKIKQLLESNEEANFELALQLIKSVSSDNEGTGMLAEVFEIITETKQKRIACLQNGVYAALRNNTALNFSELHMEQLLPGVGKLTELQHLYLGHNKLANLPNDLAQLAHLKTLDLNVNQFRQIPLSITQLTRLEQLLMNYNSLESLPENFKKLTNLKVLQLYQNQLKDFPLVITELPHLEVLWLGANVFSTLPAEISLLQQLKDLSLYNVPIQNIPQQVGRLSNLRELSMKYNQLHILPSEIGSLWRLIALEVDHNHIDKVPESIENLRKLEYLSLRNNQLKSITGGIGQLQNLKSLHLDNNQLTELPEEIGKLKNLEVLSVENNQLKAVPPALYQLDKLKTFNLRDNQIPLKKISEVHRQYPLIQV; encoded by the coding sequence TTGAAAAACACAGACGCCCATACCCAAAAAATAAAGCAATTGCTTGAAAGCAACGAAGAAGCCAATTTTGAACTGGCTTTGCAATTGATAAAATCTGTATCATCCGACAACGAGGGCACCGGAATGTTGGCAGAAGTATTTGAAATAATCACAGAAACCAAACAAAAACGGATTGCTTGTTTGCAGAACGGAGTATACGCTGCTTTACGAAACAACACTGCCTTGAATTTTTCAGAGTTACACATGGAGCAGTTATTACCGGGGGTAGGCAAACTGACCGAGTTGCAACATTTATATTTGGGGCATAACAAGCTTGCCAACCTGCCCAACGACCTGGCACAACTTGCCCATCTAAAAACGCTCGATCTGAATGTAAATCAATTTCGTCAAATCCCTTTATCAATCACACAGCTTACCCGTTTAGAGCAATTGCTGATGAACTACAACAGTTTGGAAAGCCTGCCCGAAAATTTTAAAAAACTCACCAATCTAAAAGTGTTACAGCTCTACCAAAATCAACTAAAAGATTTTCCTTTAGTCATTACTGAGTTGCCCCACCTGGAAGTGCTCTGGCTGGGCGCCAATGTGTTTAGTACCTTGCCTGCCGAAATTAGCCTATTGCAACAGCTCAAAGACTTAAGCCTTTATAATGTGCCTATTCAGAATATTCCACAGCAAGTAGGGCGTTTGAGTAACTTGAGGGAGCTAAGTATGAAGTACAATCAGCTTCATATCTTGCCCTCAGAAATAGGCAGCTTGTGGCGCTTAATTGCCCTGGAGGTAGACCACAATCACATAGACAAGGTGCCCGAATCGATAGAGAATCTGCGTAAGCTGGAGTATTTGTCATTGCGCAACAACCAGCTCAAGAGTATTACTGGGGGCATAGGTCAGTTGCAAAACCTGAAAAGTTTGCACCTAGACAACAATCAGCTCACAGAGTTGCCAGAGGAAATAGGCAAATTAAAAAATCTGGAGGTGTTGTCGGTAGAAAATAACCAATTAAAAGCAGTTCCCCCTGCACTTTATCAACTTGATAAGCTCAAAACCTTTAACCTGCGTGACAATCAAATACCCCTGAAAAAGATCAGTGAAGTGCACCGTCAGTATCCCTTGATACAAGTTTGA
- a CDS encoding sodium:solute symporter, with protein sequence MTITDWLILIAFFSFTLWDGLRKNKSTKSVEDLLLANRSMPWWAVGLSVMATQASAISFVGTAGQAYVHDMRFVQVYLSVPLAMIILSITLLPFYNRLRIFTVYEALEHRFGLKVRLLTSFLFLLSRGLSMGLVIAAPAYVLSVILRVPLSYTIIVIGIGATVYTVFGGITGVIRTDIKQMVLMMGGLVFCFVWIWSKLPQEVGFTEALQIAGATAKLKTIDFTFDAAEKYNLWSGLLAGLFLMLSYFGTDQSQAQRYLTAKSLNDARGSLMMTAFAKIPMMFFMLLLGVFLYVFYVFKEAPLLFIPNQAAHTEQASTAKNTYKKVHQLRAQAAYQYLKAPHHQPTKQAFIAQDRALNRLRQAEIKRQEKTTGIRRNDTNYILPYFVLTQMPAGLVGIIVATILAAALSSIDSGLNSLASSTVIDWQKRLHTKEKPTHYYLNASRVATAGWGIFAVLAALAYGETDSIVELVNKVGSYFYGAILGVFVLIWVKPANGSGAFVGLLLGMLTVFLFDNLYLDTDTQQYHFFGTHETQTCKKALAYLWLNPIGTLSVVFWGVIIGIVSKYKNKREG encoded by the coding sequence ATGACAATTACTGATTGGCTCATTCTAATTGCTTTTTTTTCCTTTACCTTGTGGGATGGCTTGCGAAAAAACAAAAGCACAAAAAGCGTAGAAGATTTGCTGCTTGCCAACCGTAGCATGCCGTGGTGGGCAGTTGGGTTATCAGTAATGGCCACTCAAGCTTCAGCCATTTCATTTGTAGGTACCGCCGGACAAGCCTATGTGCACGACATGCGTTTTGTACAGGTATACCTGAGCGTTCCCCTTGCTATGATCATCCTATCTATTACACTGCTCCCGTTTTATAACCGCCTTAGAATATTTACTGTATACGAAGCCCTCGAACATCGTTTTGGCTTAAAAGTAAGGCTGTTAACCAGTTTTTTATTTTTGCTTTCACGCGGATTGTCCATGGGGTTGGTCATTGCTGCCCCAGCGTATGTACTGTCTGTTATACTTCGGGTACCGCTCTCTTACACCATCATTGTTATAGGCATAGGCGCCACGGTTTACACAGTATTTGGGGGCATTACCGGGGTCATTCGTACCGACATCAAACAAATGGTGCTCATGATGGGTGGATTGGTATTCTGCTTTGTCTGGATTTGGTCAAAACTCCCTCAGGAAGTAGGTTTTACTGAGGCGCTCCAAATTGCCGGGGCAACCGCTAAACTCAAAACCATTGACTTTACCTTTGATGCTGCCGAAAAATATAACCTCTGGAGTGGACTATTGGCAGGCTTGTTTCTCATGTTGTCTTATTTTGGCACCGACCAATCTCAAGCCCAACGCTACCTTACCGCCAAGTCGCTCAACGACGCCAGAGGTTCGCTTATGATGACGGCTTTCGCCAAAATACCTATGATGTTTTTTATGCTTTTGTTAGGGGTTTTTCTCTATGTATTTTATGTTTTTAAAGAAGCTCCCCTGCTTTTTATTCCTAACCAGGCAGCACATACCGAGCAAGCGTCTACAGCAAAAAACACTTATAAAAAAGTTCATCAGTTGCGGGCACAGGCAGCCTACCAATACCTGAAAGCTCCACACCACCAGCCCACCAAACAAGCTTTTATAGCGCAAGATAGAGCGCTCAATCGTTTGCGACAAGCAGAGATAAAACGACAAGAAAAAACTACGGGAATCCGTAGAAACGACACCAACTACATTTTGCCTTACTTTGTGCTTACGCAAATGCCAGCGGGCTTGGTGGGCATAATCGTTGCCACTATTTTGGCGGCAGCCCTCTCAAGCATAGACAGTGGCTTAAATTCGCTGGCATCCAGTACTGTCATTGATTGGCAAAAACGCTTACATACAAAAGAAAAGCCCACGCATTATTACCTCAATGCGTCGCGGGTAGCTACCGCAGGTTGGGGCATATTTGCGGTACTTGCCGCACTTGCCTATGGCGAAACCGATTCTATAGTAGAGCTGGTAAATAAAGTAGGGAGCTATTTTTATGGGGCTATTCTAGGGGTCTTTGTCCTTATTTGGGTCAAGCCAGCCAATGGTTCCGGGGCTTTTGTGGGGCTTTTACTAGGTATGCTTACGGTATTCTTGTTTGACAACCTATACCTAGACACTGATACCCAGCAGTATCATTTTTTTGGCACACATGAAACACAGACTTGCAAAAAAGCTTTGGCTTATTTATGGCTCAACCCCATTGGTACGCTGAGCGTAGTTTTTTGGGGAGTAATTATTGGTATTGTTAGTAAATATAAAAACAAACGTGAAGGTTAA